The Streptomyces europaeiscabiei genome window below encodes:
- the infA gene encoding translation initiation factor IF-1, with the protein MAKKQGAIEIEGTVVESLPNAMFKVELQNGHQVLAHISGKMRMHYIRILPDDRVVVELSPYDLTRGRIVYRYK; encoded by the coding sequence GTGGCCAAGAAGCAAGGTGCCATCGAGATCGAGGGCACTGTCGTCGAGTCTCTTCCGAACGCCATGTTCAAGGTCGAGCTCCAGAACGGCCACCAGGTCCTGGCACACATCAGCGGCAAGATGCGTATGCACTACATCCGTATCCTCCCTGACGACCGGGTCGTGGTGGAGTTGTCTCCGTACGACCTGACGCGTGGCCGGATCGTCTACCGGTACAAGTGA
- the rpmJ gene encoding 50S ribosomal protein L36, which produces MKVKPSVKKICDKCRVIRRHGRVMVICENPRHKQRQG; this is translated from the coding sequence ATGAAGGTCAAGCCGAGCGTCAAGAAGATCTGCGACAAGTGCAGGGTGATCCGCCGTCACGGTCGGGTCATGGTCATCTGCGAGAACCCGCGCCACAAGCAGCGCCAGGGCTGA
- the rpsM gene encoding 30S ribosomal protein S13, protein MARVSGVDIPRDKRVEVALTYVFGIGRTLSQETLAATGVNPDTRVRDLSEEQLVAIREYVDNNIKTEGDLRREVQADIRRKVEIGCYQGLRHRRGLPVRGQRTSTNARTRKGPRRAIAGKKKPGKK, encoded by the coding sequence ATGGCACGCGTTTCCGGTGTTGACATCCCGCGCGACAAGCGCGTGGAGGTCGCCCTCACCTACGTGTTCGGCATCGGCCGGACCCTCTCCCAGGAGACGCTGGCAGCGACCGGCGTCAACCCCGACACCCGCGTCCGCGACCTCTCCGAGGAGCAGCTCGTCGCGATCCGCGAGTACGTGGACAACAACATCAAGACCGAGGGTGACCTCCGTCGCGAGGTTCAGGCCGACATCCGCCGCAAGGTGGAGATCGGCTGCTACCAGGGCCTCCGTCACCGTCGTGGTCTGCCCGTCCGCGGTCAGCGCACCAGCACGAACGCCCGCACCCGCAAGGGCCCGCGTCGCGCCATCGCCGGTAAGAAGAAGCCGGGCAAGAAGTAG
- the rpsK gene encoding 30S ribosomal protein S11: MPPKGRQGAAKKVRRKEKKNVAHGHAHIKSTFNNTIVSITDPSGNVISWASAGHVGFKGSRKSTPFAAQMAAESAARRAQEHGMRKVDVFVKGPGSGRETAIRSLQATGLEVGSIQDVTPTPHNGCRPPKRRRV, translated from the coding sequence ATGCCCCCCAAGGGTCGTCAGGGCGCTGCCAAGAAGGTGCGCCGCAAGGAAAAGAAGAACGTCGCTCACGGTCACGCGCACATCAAGAGCACGTTCAACAACACGATCGTCTCGATCACGGACCCCTCGGGCAACGTGATCTCCTGGGCCTCCGCCGGCCACGTCGGCTTCAAGGGCTCCCGGAAGTCCACGCCGTTCGCCGCGCAGATGGCCGCCGAGTCGGCTGCCCGTCGCGCGCAGGAGCACGGCATGCGCAAGGTCGACGTGTTCGTCAAGGGCCCGGGTTCGGGTCGTGAGACGGCCATCCGTTCGCTGCAGGCGACCGGTCTCGAGGTCGGCTCCATCCAGGACGTCACGCCCACCCCGCACAACGGCTGCCGTCCGCCCAAGCGTCGCCGCGTCTGA
- a CDS encoding DNA-directed RNA polymerase subunit alpha, whose translation MLIAQRPSLTEEVVDEFRSRFVIEPLEPGFGYTLGNSLRRTLLSSIPGAAVTSIRIDGVLHEFTTVPGVKEDVTDLILNIKQLVVSSEHDEPVVMYLRKQGPGLVTAADIAPPAGVEVHNPDLVLATLNGKGKLEMELTVERGRGYVSAVQNKQVGQEIGRIPVDSIYSPVLKVTYKVEATRVEQRTDFDKLIVDVETKQAMRPRDAMASAGKTLVELFGLARELNIDAEGIDMGPSPTDAALAADLALPIEELELTVRSYNCLKREGIHSVGELVARSEADLLDIRNFGAKSIDEVKAKLAGMGLALKDSPPGFDPTAAADAFGADDDADAGFVETEQY comes from the coding sequence ATGCTGATCGCTCAGCGTCCCTCGTTGACCGAAGAGGTCGTCGACGAGTTCCGCTCCCGGTTCGTGATCGAGCCGCTGGAGCCGGGCTTCGGCTACACCCTCGGCAACAGCCTTCGCCGTACGCTCCTGTCGTCGATCCCCGGTGCGGCGGTCACGTCCATCCGTATCGACGGTGTCCTGCACGAGTTCACCACCGTGCCGGGCGTCAAGGAGGACGTCACCGACCTGATCCTCAACATCAAGCAGCTGGTCGTCTCCTCGGAGCACGACGAGCCGGTCGTGATGTACCTGCGCAAGCAGGGCCCGGGTCTGGTCACCGCCGCCGACATCGCGCCCCCGGCCGGTGTCGAGGTGCACAACCCCGACCTCGTCCTCGCCACGCTCAACGGCAAGGGCAAGCTGGAGATGGAGCTGACGGTCGAGCGTGGCCGCGGTTACGTCTCCGCCGTGCAGAACAAGCAGGTGGGCCAGGAGATCGGCCGTATCCCGGTCGACTCCATCTACTCGCCGGTTCTCAAGGTCACGTACAAGGTCGAGGCGACTCGTGTCGAGCAGCGCACCGACTTCGACAAGCTGATCGTCGACGTCGAGACCAAGCAGGCGATGCGTCCGCGTGACGCCATGGCCTCCGCCGGTAAGACGCTGGTCGAGCTGTTCGGTCTCGCCCGTGAGCTGAACATCGACGCCGAGGGCATCGACATGGGCCCGTCCCCGACGGACGCCGCTCTCGCCGCCGATCTCGCCCTGCCGATCGAGGAGCTGGAGCTCACCGTTCGGTCGTACAACTGCCTCAAGCGCGAGGGCATCCACTCCGTGGGTGAGCTCGTGGCTCGTTCCGAGGCGGACCTGCTCGACATCCGCAACTTCGGTGCGAAGTCGATCGACGAGGTCAAGGCGAAGCTGGCGGGTATGGGCCTGGCGCTCAAGGACTCCCCGCCCGGATTCGACCCGACCGCCGCCGCCGACGCGTTCGGCGCGGACGACGACGCGGACGCCGGGTTCGTGGAGACCGAGCAGTACTAA
- the rplQ gene encoding 50S ribosomal protein L17, with protein sequence MPKPTKGARLGGGAAHEKLLLANLAKALFEHGRITTTEAKARRLRPYAERLVTKAKKGDLHNRRQVLQVITDKSIVHTLFTEIGPRYENRPGGYTRITKIGNRRGDNAPMAVIELVEALTVAQQATGEAEAATKRAAKDAEAPAAEAKVDTTKADEAADEAAEESKDA encoded by the coding sequence ATGCCGAAGCCCACCAAGGGTGCCCGTCTGGGCGGCGGCGCCGCGCACGAGAAGCTGCTCCTCGCGAACCTCGCGAAGGCGCTCTTCGAGCACGGCCGCATCACCACCACCGAGGCGAAGGCCCGCCGTCTGCGGCCGTACGCCGAGCGTCTGGTCACCAAGGCGAAGAAGGGCGACCTTCACAACCGCCGCCAGGTGCTCCAGGTCATCACGGACAAGAGCATCGTGCACACGCTCTTCACCGAGATCGGCCCGCGGTACGAGAACCGTCCGGGTGGCTACACCCGTATCACCAAGATCGGTAACCGCCGTGGCGACAACGCGCCCATGGCCGTCATCGAGCTGGTCGAGGCGCTGACGGTCGCGCAGCAGGCCACCGGTGAGGCCGAGGCCGCCACCAAGCGTGCCGCCAAGGACGCGGAGGCGCCTGCCGCTGAGGCCAAGGTGGACACGACCAAGGCCGACGAGGCCGCGGACGAGGCTGCCGAGGAGTCGAAGGACGCGTAA
- the truA gene encoding tRNA pseudouridine(38-40) synthase TruA yields MSDEAAPGHVRVRLDLSYDGSEFSGWAKQAGGRRTVQGEIEDALRTVTRSSETYELTVAGRTDAGVHARGQVAHVDLPREVWDEHHGKLLKRLAGRLSRDVRVWALREAPSGFNARFSAVWRRYAYRVTDNPGGVDPLLRSHVLWHDWPLDVDAMNDAASRLLGEHDFAAYCKRREGATTIRTLQRLSLVRGDDGIITATVRADAFCHNMVRSLIGALLFVGDGHRGAEWPGKVLAAGVRDSAVHVVRPHGLTLEEVGYPADELLAARSKEARNRRSLPGVPGVGCC; encoded by the coding sequence GTGAGTGATGAAGCGGCGCCCGGTCATGTCCGTGTCCGGCTGGACCTGTCGTACGACGGGAGTGAGTTCTCCGGGTGGGCCAAGCAGGCCGGGGGACGGCGGACGGTGCAGGGGGAGATCGAGGACGCTCTGCGGACCGTTACGCGGTCGAGCGAGACGTATGAGCTGACCGTGGCGGGGCGGACCGACGCGGGGGTGCACGCGCGGGGCCAGGTGGCGCATGTCGATCTGCCGCGGGAGGTCTGGGACGAGCACCACGGGAAGCTGCTCAAGCGGCTCGCAGGGCGGCTCTCCCGGGACGTACGGGTCTGGGCCCTGCGGGAGGCTCCCAGTGGCTTCAACGCCCGGTTCTCGGCCGTCTGGCGGCGGTACGCCTATCGGGTGACCGACAACCCCGGCGGTGTCGATCCGTTGCTGCGCAGCCACGTGCTGTGGCACGACTGGCCGCTGGACGTGGACGCCATGAACGACGCCGCCTCGCGGCTGCTCGGGGAGCACGACTTCGCGGCCTACTGCAAGCGGCGGGAGGGCGCGACCACGATCCGTACGCTGCAGCGGCTCAGTCTGGTGCGGGGGGACGACGGAATCATCACCGCGACCGTGCGGGCCGACGCCTTCTGCCACAACATGGTGCGCTCGCTGATCGGGGCGCTGCTGTTCGTCGGAGACGGGCACCGGGGGGCCGAGTGGCCCGGGAAGGTGCTGGCCGCCGGTGTGCGGGACTCCGCCGTGCATGTCGTACGGCCGCACGGGCTGACCCTGGAGGAGGTCGGGTATCCGGCCGACGAACTGCTGGCCGCGCGCAGCAAGGAGGCGCGCAACCGGCGGAGTCTGCCGGGGGTGCCCGGGGTCGGCTGCTGCTGA
- the rplM gene encoding 50S ribosomal protein L13 — protein sequence MRTYSPKPGDVTRQWHVIDAQDIVLGRLATTAANLLRGKHKPTYAPHMDMGDFVIIINADKVHLSGNKKTQKLAYRHSGYPGGLRSVRYDELLAKNPEKAVEKAIKGMIPKNTLGRQMISKLKVYSGDQHPHAAQQPVPFEITQVAQ from the coding sequence GTGCGTACGTACAGCCCCAAGCCCGGCGATGTGACTCGCCAGTGGCACGTCATTGACGCTCAGGACATCGTCCTGGGCCGTCTGGCTACCACTGCCGCGAACCTCCTCCGCGGCAAGCACAAGCCGACCTATGCCCCGCACATGGACATGGGCGACTTCGTCATCATCATCAACGCCGACAAGGTTCACCTGTCCGGCAACAAGAAGACCCAGAAGCTGGCGTACCGCCACTCCGGCTACCCGGGTGGTCTGCGCTCCGTCCGCTACGACGAGCTGCTGGCGAAGAACCCCGAGAAGGCCGTCGAGAAGGCCATCAAGGGCATGATCCCCAAGAACACCCTGGGCCGTCAGATGATCTCGAAGCTGAAGGTCTACTCGGGCGACCAGCACCCGCACGCTGCGCAGCAGCCGGTGCCGTTCGAGATCACCCAGGTCGCGCAGTAG
- the rpsI gene encoding 30S ribosomal protein S9: MAETTVEQPVEETESELVDIESYTTESEVPVEGEYTTETSGDLAGRFGDPQPAAGLGRRKNAIARVRIVPGSGKWKINGRTLEDYFPNKVHQQEVNEPFKVLELEGRYDVIARIAGGGVSGQAGALRLGVARALNEADVDNNRGALKKAGFLRRDDRAVERKKAGLKKARKAPQYSKR, from the coding sequence GTGGCCGAGACCACCGTTGAGCAGCCGGTCGAAGAGACCGAGAGTGAGCTCGTCGACATCGAGAGCTACACCACCGAGTCCGAGGTGCCCGTCGAGGGCGAGTACACCACTGAGACCTCGGGTGACCTTGCCGGCCGCTTCGGCGACCCGCAGCCGGCCGCCGGCCTGGGCCGTCGCAAGAACGCCATCGCCCGCGTCCGGATCGTCCCGGGCTCCGGCAAGTGGAAGATCAACGGGCGTACGCTCGAGGACTACTTCCCGAACAAGGTGCACCAGCAGGAGGTCAACGAGCCGTTCAAGGTTCTTGAGCTCGAAGGCCGCTACGACGTCATCGCCCGCATCGCCGGTGGCGGTGTCTCCGGTCAGGCCGGTGCGCTCCGTCTCGGTGTCGCCCGCGCGCTGAACGAGGCCGACGTCGACAACAACCGTGGCGCCCTCAAGAAGGCCGGCTTCCTCCGCCGCGACGACCGTGCGGTCGAGCGCAAGAAGGCCGGTCTGAAGAAGGCCCGCAAGGCTCCGCAGTACAGCAAGCGCTAA
- the glmM gene encoding phosphoglucosamine mutase has product MGRLFGTDGVRGVANADLTAELALGLSVAAAHVLAEAGTFEGHKPVAVVGRDPRASGEFLEAAVVAGLASAGVDVLRVGVLPTPAVAFLTGELGADLGVMLSASHNAMPDNGVKFFARGGHKLADDLEDRIEGVYEQHRTGAPWDRPTGAGVGRVRSYDEGSARYVEHLLSVLPNRLEGLKVVLDEAHGAAAAVSPEAFTRAGAEILTIGAEPDGLNINDGCGSTHLGKLRAAVVEHGAHLGIAHDGDADRCLAVDHEGNEIDGDQILAVLALDMRERGALRSDTVVATVMSNLGFKLALEREGLKLVQTGVGDRYVLEEMKRHGYALGGEQSGHVIISDHATTGDGTLTGLLLAARVARTGRTLKELAGVMERLPQVLINVPDVDRSRVGTSAELAAAVGEAERELGSTGRVLLRPSGTEPLVRVMVEAADIEQARSVAGRLADAVKSALG; this is encoded by the coding sequence GTGGGACGACTCTTCGGCACGGACGGCGTGCGCGGTGTCGCCAACGCGGATCTGACGGCCGAGCTCGCGCTCGGACTCTCCGTCGCGGCGGCACACGTACTCGCCGAGGCGGGAACGTTCGAGGGCCACAAGCCGGTGGCGGTGGTCGGGCGGGATCCGCGGGCGTCCGGAGAGTTCCTGGAGGCGGCCGTCGTGGCCGGCCTCGCCAGCGCGGGCGTCGACGTGCTGCGCGTCGGTGTGCTGCCCACCCCCGCGGTGGCGTTCCTCACCGGCGAGCTGGGCGCCGACCTCGGCGTGATGCTCTCCGCCAGCCACAACGCCATGCCCGACAACGGCGTCAAGTTCTTCGCCCGCGGCGGGCACAAGCTCGCCGACGATCTGGAGGACCGGATCGAGGGCGTGTACGAGCAGCACCGCACCGGGGCGCCCTGGGACCGGCCCACGGGTGCGGGTGTCGGGCGCGTCCGGTCGTACGACGAGGGCTCCGCGCGGTACGTCGAGCATCTGCTCTCCGTCCTCCCCAACCGCCTCGAAGGGCTGAAGGTCGTCCTCGACGAGGCGCACGGCGCCGCCGCCGCGGTCTCGCCGGAGGCGTTCACGCGCGCCGGCGCCGAGATCCTCACCATCGGGGCCGAGCCGGACGGGCTCAACATCAACGACGGGTGCGGGTCGACGCACCTCGGGAAGCTGCGGGCCGCCGTCGTCGAGCACGGGGCGCACCTCGGGATCGCGCACGACGGGGACGCCGACCGGTGCCTGGCCGTGGACCACGAGGGCAACGAGATCGACGGGGACCAGATCCTCGCGGTGCTCGCGCTGGACATGCGCGAGCGCGGGGCGCTCCGGTCGGACACCGTGGTCGCCACCGTGATGTCCAACCTCGGCTTCAAGCTGGCGTTGGAGCGGGAGGGGCTCAAGCTGGTGCAGACCGGGGTCGGGGACCGGTATGTGCTGGAGGAGATGAAGCGCCACGGGTACGCCCTCGGGGGCGAGCAGTCCGGGCATGTGATCATCTCCGACCACGCGACGACGGGTGACGGCACGTTGACGGGGCTGCTGCTCGCGGCTCGGGTCGCGCGGACCGGTCGTACGCTCAAGGAGCTGGCCGGGGTGATGGAGCGGTTGCCGCAGGTGCTCATCAACGTGCCGGATGTGGATCGGTCGCGGGTGGGGACGTCCGCGGAGCTGGCGGCGGCGGTGGGTGAGGCCGAGCGGGAACTGGGTTCTACGGGGCGGGTGTTGTTGCGTCCTTCCGGGACCGAGCCGTTGGTGCGGGTGATGGTGGAGGCGGCGGATATCGAGCAGGCTCGGTCTGTTGCGGGGCGGCTTGCGGATGCGGTGAAGTCCGCGCTCGGGTAG
- a CDS encoding DUF389 domain-containing protein: MLHLRLITPSDRTDEVVHLIENTVGTAHLVVVPGAARNPAGDVVMCDAAREAGDELIGALRALDLDRTGSIAVENIDLSLSERADRAEKDAPGEGADAVLWEHLTDATHEESTLSLTYIAFITLATMIAACGVVLDNAILIVGAMAVGPEFGPLAGISTSIVQRHPRLALRSLIALLVGFAVAMAVTVGFSLFMDALDLFSREQLDAERPNTAFVYAPDAFSFVVAVLAGIAGTLSLTSAKSGALVGVAISVTTVPAAANAAVALSYGDTAQTIGSTNQLLLNLAGIVLAGTLTLFFQKWLWSLPRQQRP; encoded by the coding sequence ATGCTGCATCTCCGCCTGATCACCCCGTCCGACAGGACCGACGAGGTGGTGCACCTGATCGAGAACACGGTCGGGACCGCCCACCTCGTCGTCGTACCGGGCGCCGCCCGCAACCCCGCCGGAGACGTCGTGATGTGCGACGCGGCCCGCGAGGCGGGCGACGAACTGATCGGCGCGCTCAGGGCGTTGGACCTCGACAGGACCGGCTCCATCGCCGTGGAGAACATCGATCTGTCGCTCTCCGAGCGCGCCGACAGGGCCGAGAAGGACGCGCCCGGAGAGGGCGCGGACGCGGTCCTGTGGGAGCACCTGACGGACGCCACCCACGAGGAGTCGACGCTCTCCCTCACCTACATCGCCTTCATCACCCTCGCCACGATGATCGCGGCCTGCGGTGTGGTCCTCGACAACGCCATCCTGATCGTCGGCGCGATGGCGGTCGGCCCCGAGTTCGGCCCCCTGGCGGGCATCAGCACATCCATCGTGCAACGCCACCCGCGCCTCGCCCTGCGCTCCCTGATCGCGCTCCTCGTGGGCTTCGCGGTGGCCATGGCCGTGACCGTCGGCTTCAGCCTCTTCATGGACGCGCTCGACCTGTTCAGCAGGGAGCAACTGGACGCCGAGCGCCCCAACACGGCCTTCGTCTACGCCCCCGACGCCTTCTCCTTCGTCGTGGCCGTCCTCGCCGGCATCGCCGGCACCCTCTCCCTCACCTCGGCGAAGTCGGGCGCCCTGGTCGGCGTGGCCATCTCGGTCACCACGGTCCCGGCGGCAGCCAACGCGGCGGTCGCCCTGAGCTACGGCGACACGGCCCAGACGATCGGCTCGACGAACCAACTCCTGCTGAACCTCGCAGGCATCGTCCTGGCAGGCACCCTCACCCTGTTCTTCCAGAAGTGGCTGTGGTCCTTGCCCCGTCAGCAGCGCCCCTGA
- the coaA gene encoding type I pantothenate kinase, with amino-acid sequence MISPVSSLPRSAHRPRPEATPYVDLTRAEWSALREKTPLPLNAEEVEKLRGLGDVIDLDEVRDIYLPLSRLLNLYIGATDGLRGALNTFLGEQGSQSGTPFVIGVAGSVAVGKSTVARLLQALLARWPEHPRVELVTTDGFLLPMKDLQERGLVSRKGFPESYDRRALTRFVADIKAGKDEVTAPVYSHLIYDIVPDQRLTVRRPDILIVEGLNVLQPALPGSDGRTRVGLADYFDFSVYVDAGADDIERWYLNRFKKLRQTAFQKPDSYFRKYTQVSEDEAVDYARILWRTINKPNLVENIAPTRGRATLIIRKGPDHKVRRLSLRKL; translated from the coding sequence GTGATCTCACCGGTCTCCTCGTTGCCGCGGAGCGCCCACCGGCCCAGGCCGGAGGCGACTCCCTACGTCGACCTCACCCGTGCCGAGTGGAGCGCGCTGCGTGAAAAAACGCCGCTGCCCCTGAACGCCGAGGAGGTCGAGAAGCTGCGCGGCCTGGGCGATGTCATCGACCTCGACGAGGTACGGGACATCTATCTGCCACTGTCCCGGCTCCTCAACCTCTACATCGGCGCCACCGACGGCCTGCGCGGCGCCCTCAACACGTTCCTGGGCGAGCAGGGCTCCCAGTCCGGCACCCCGTTCGTCATAGGCGTCGCCGGCTCCGTGGCCGTCGGCAAGTCGACCGTCGCCCGTCTCCTCCAGGCCCTCCTCGCCCGCTGGCCCGAACACCCGCGCGTGGAACTGGTCACCACCGACGGCTTCCTGCTGCCCATGAAGGACCTCCAGGAACGCGGTCTGGTCTCCCGCAAGGGCTTCCCCGAGTCGTACGACCGCCGGGCCCTGACCCGTTTCGTCGCCGACATCAAGGCCGGCAAGGACGAGGTGACGGCCCCCGTCTACTCCCACCTCATCTACGACATCGTTCCCGACCAGCGGCTCACGGTCCGCCGCCCCGACATCCTCATCGTCGAGGGCCTCAACGTCCTCCAGCCCGCCCTCCCCGGCAGCGACGGCCGCACCCGCGTCGGTCTCGCCGACTACTTCGACTTCAGCGTGTACGTCGACGCCGGCGCCGACGACATCGAGCGCTGGTACCTCAACCGCTTCAAGAAGCTCCGCCAGACCGCCTTCCAGAAGCCCGACTCGTACTTCCGCAAGTACACCCAGGTCTCCGAGGACGAGGCCGTCGACTACGCCCGCATCCTCTGGCGCACCATCAACAAGCCCAACCTGGTCGAGAACATCGCCCCCACCCGGGGCCGCGCCACCCTCATCATCCGCAAGGGCCCCGACCACAAGGTGCGCCGCCTCAGCCTGCGCAAACTGTGA
- a CDS encoding NAD(P)H-hydrate dehydratase, whose product MRSAHRVETVRTAERTLMAQLPDGALMQRAAAGLAAACADTLPRRVYGSRVVLLTGSGDNGGDTLYAGARLAKRGAGVTAVLLTPDRTHPAALKSLLRAGGTTATPATAAALIHHADLVLDGIVGIGGKGGLRPEAALLAALVASSPATVIAVDLPSGVEPDTGEVHGAAVRADLTVTFGTHKPGLLIDPAREYAGSVRLIDIGLASTLPATPALESLQHADVAALLPHPSRESDKYRRGVVGIAAGSTRYPGAAVLAVAGALRGGAGAVRYVGAATDAVLARFPETLVSNTGPKKAGRVQAWVAGPGAGDDPAPVAEALSTDVPVLLDADGLRLADRETVRARPSPTLLTPHAGEAAALLGISREEVEASRLTAVRDLARAYDATVLLKGSTTLVAAPDPDTPVRVNATGTPWLATAGSGDVLSGLAGSLLAAGLSPLDAASVAAYVHGLAGRYAADGAPAGAHDVAEAIPAAWRNITT is encoded by the coding sequence ATGCGCTCAGCCCACCGCGTAGAAACCGTCCGCACAGCCGAACGCACCCTCATGGCACAGCTCCCCGACGGCGCCCTGATGCAACGCGCGGCCGCAGGCCTCGCCGCGGCCTGCGCCGACACCCTCCCCCGCCGCGTCTACGGCAGCCGCGTGGTCCTCCTCACCGGCAGCGGGGACAACGGCGGCGACACCCTCTACGCCGGCGCCCGCCTGGCGAAGCGCGGCGCGGGAGTCACCGCCGTCCTCCTGACCCCGGACCGCACCCACCCCGCCGCCCTCAAGTCCCTTCTCCGAGCGGGCGGCACCACAGCCACCCCCGCCACCGCCGCCGCCCTCATCCACCACGCCGACCTCGTCCTGGACGGCATCGTCGGCATCGGCGGCAAGGGCGGACTCCGCCCGGAAGCCGCCCTCCTCGCCGCCCTCGTGGCCTCCTCCCCCGCCACGGTCATCGCCGTGGACCTCCCGAGCGGCGTCGAACCGGACACCGGCGAGGTGCACGGCGCAGCCGTCCGCGCCGACCTCACCGTCACCTTCGGCACCCACAAACCGGGCCTCCTCATCGACCCGGCCCGCGAGTACGCAGGCTCGGTCCGCCTGATCGACATCGGCCTGGCGAGCACCCTCCCGGCCACCCCAGCCCTGGAGTCCCTCCAGCACGCCGACGTGGCCGCCCTGCTCCCCCACCCGTCCCGGGAGAGCGACAAGTACCGCCGAGGAGTCGTGGGCATCGCGGCGGGCTCGACCCGCTACCCGGGCGCGGCGGTCCTCGCGGTCGCGGGCGCCCTGCGCGGCGGAGCGGGCGCGGTCCGCTATGTCGGCGCGGCCACCGACGCGGTCCTCGCCCGCTTCCCGGAGACCCTGGTCTCGAACACGGGCCCGAAGAAGGCGGGAAGGGTCCAGGCCTGGGTCGCCGGTCCCGGGGCGGGCGACGACCCGGCCCCCGTCGCCGAGGCCCTCTCCACCGACGTCCCCGTCCTCCTCGACGCCGACGGCCTGCGCCTCGCCGACCGCGAGACGGTGCGTGCCCGTCCCTCCCCGACCCTGCTGACCCCGCACGCGGGCGAGGCCGCTGCCCTCCTCGGCATCTCCCGGGAGGAGGTCGAGGCCTCCCGTCTCACCGCCGTACGCGACCTGGCCCGCGCCTACGACGCGACGGTCCTTCTCAAGGGCTCGACCACACTGGTCGCCGCCCCGGACCCCGACACCCCGGTCCGCGTCAACGCCACCGGCACCCCCTGGCTGGCCACCGCCGGCAGCGGCGACGTCCTCTCGGGCCTGGCGGGCTCGCTCCTGGCGGCCGGCCTCTCCCCCCTGGACGCGGCGAGCGTGGCGGCGTACGTACACGGCCTGGCGGGCCGCTACGCCGCCGACGGCGCCCCGGCGGGCGCCCACGACGTGGCGGAGGCGATCCCGGCCGCCTGGCGGAACATCACGACCTGA
- a CDS encoding holo-ACP synthase has product MPIIGVGIDVAEIDRFHAALERTPSMADRLFLPDELTLPSGERRGIASLAARFAAKEALAKALGAPSGLRWTDAEVYVEPSGQPRLRVTGTVASRASELGVKSWHISLSHDAGVASAVVIAEG; this is encoded by the coding sequence ATGCCCATCATCGGAGTCGGCATCGACGTCGCCGAGATCGACCGTTTCCACGCCGCGCTGGAACGCACGCCCAGCATGGCCGATCGCCTCTTCCTCCCCGACGAACTCACGCTCCCCAGCGGGGAACGCCGGGGCATCGCCTCCCTCGCGGCCCGCTTCGCCGCGAAAGAGGCTCTGGCCAAGGCCCTCGGCGCCCCCAGCGGCCTCCGCTGGACCGACGCCGAGGTCTACGTCGAACCCTCCGGCCAACCCCGCCTCCGAGTGACCGGCACGGTCGCGTCCCGCGCGTCCGAGCTGGGCGTCAAGTCCTGGCACATCTCCCTGAGCCACGACGCGGGGGTGGCATCGGCGGTGGTGATCGCCGAAGGGTGA